cacaaaatagaaactgataAACATTCTATCTGGGCCGGGATTTCAAGATATTCGAACAAATAGAAATTATAGAAGTGGGCAAAAATTCGTTAAAAATAAACAAGATTAAGCAAACATGAACTGCCAAAACAACTGTAATGGAAGATTGGGAAAATTGCTTAATTCGGTAATCCGCGTGAGGGCAGTTCCCGCTTTACGGCATTGCTGGGGTCTCAGATCTTCCAACGACAGTGGAAACTTAAGAGATTTGCAACCCAAATATGGATATTCCTTTAACCGAATACTATATATAAAGATTAACGAAACCCCTTTTTTCGATCTGTAACTTATTTTCTCTGTCGATTTGTTTCTGTTGAAACAGAGAcacagaggaggaggaggaggtggtggtggtggtgagggagggagggagggagggagataGATGGGAATGACGAAGGAATCAAGTAGGAAGTGTTCACACTGTGGGAACAATGGACATAATTCAAGGACATGCAATGAGAAGGTTGGGATGAAGCTTTTTGGTGTAAGGATTTTGagaaaagaggatgaaattctgaagAAGAGCTTGAGTATGGATAATTTGAGGACATGCACGGTTGATCAGGGCTCCTCTGATCCTGGGTATCTATCAGATGGACCTGTTCATACAAGAAGAACCACCAGCACACATGAAAGGAAAAGGGGTACTTCTTTATTTCACCCCTTAATTAATCTCTTTATGCTTTATTGATTTTGTTCTTCTATATTATAAACattattttaatgaaaagtTTGGTTGAATTTTGAGAACAGGGCGATTCCTCTTCATATTTCTAATATTTTGATTCTGGCTCTTATGGGTTTTGGAGATTTGTTCCCCTTTTTGCCTTAATAAGCATGATGTGTTCTTCAATTGGCATCCTGGAATTTTTTATCTCAGAACTTGAGTTTAAAGCCTTTCCATGAATTTGATTTTAGTGTAGGCTGCTTATTTGAAAATATGATTGAATGAATTCCACCCACTCTTATCTTCATCAAACATAAATAAATGGTTTCCTGCATTACTACATTGTCTATCTATATTTCAATGCTCAAGAGTCAGGATTGAATACCAGTTATTGTTTGATTCAGAAATGTTTCGGTAAGTAGTTCTTCAAGTTATGAAAAGAACTGGTGTTTCTCAGATGTGGTGAGAACGAAATGAAATCGAGAAGCAAAACAGCTAAAAATATGAACTTGGATTAATTAGAACCTAGAAATGAATAGCTTGATACGAAAATTCAGAAGTAATAGCTTCCTCCTTTGTTACCAAGTTCCCTGCAATAATGAAGGATAATATCAGAAAGATATCAAATATTTTGACTAATTTCCACCGGATATTAGATTTAGATGAGAATTATATGATGATACAGTAGTGTTTAGTTTAAGTTCTTTCTTATGATTGGTCTGTTTCATAATCAATGGACAGGAGAGTTAGTAGGGGAATTTAGGTAGTCTTGTTTTTAAGTGTGTTTTTGTATTGTGTATGAAAGGAGCCTTTTGTAAGGATTGAATTGTTTTGAGAGCTTGAGAACTTTTCCCCTCTAAAGTTGGGTACCTTTCATCTCCTTCTTGCTTGAAATGTTGATGGGATTGAGTGCTCTCTACTTTTCTTACCAAACACTAATTCCTTTCTTTCCCTCAGGGGTGCCATGGACAGAAGAAGAACACCGAACTTTCCTAGCGGGATTAGAGAAACTTGGGAAAGGTGACTGGAGAGGAATTTCAAAGAACTTTGTGACCACCAGAACACCAACCCAAGTTGCCAGCCATGCTCAGAAATATTTTCTCAGGCAGGCTTTATCCAATAAGAAGAAGCGTCGATCAAGCCTTTTCGATGTGGCCATTCAAAACGTAGTAATTCCTCTTGcccgtcattttttttttttgatgaaaaattcCTTACTCCTTCATTAATGAATTTCAGGAGCTTTAATCCTGAAATCatttccctccctccctccctccctccctccgtCCCTCCTTCCTCTTATTCTGGTCTTTAACTTTCAAATTCTAATCTTGAAGTGTTGGATATACAGGGGCCAGCTTCACAAACTGCACATGCTTCGCCCCTTGCAAGAACCAATGAAGCCTCAGAGCAGGTAAACTTATTCTCTCATGATGTACTCATCAAGAGATCAGGAGATTGTCAATTGAAACATATTTTTATCTTTGTGTAATGTTTTTTTATATCAGATGCTTCAGGCAGGTGTGTCAGCTCAAATTACAGCCAAAGTAGCTGGTCTAGGATTGGAATCTCCACCAATCAGCCCCATATCCGCAACTTCTGGTGCTCCCAATCTCAACAGGATCCCATATACGGTACAAGTTAAGAGCTAAccatcttcctttctttgaaatttcatttttcctgtTGAACTTTAATGAGGACTTACAATTCCATagacaaaaaaatcataatgagTTTTGCATGCCTTTGTCCCATCCTGTTTTTCATTAGGATTTGAGGTAGTCTTTCACACCATTAACTTGCATCTATTTCCATAAACCAAAGTGATAGGCAACCTTGAAGAATGCAACAActtctgtttttcctttttctccctaTTGTTATACTAATATTTGATTTCTTGAACAGGCGCGATTTGACGGCATGAGACTGAACTATCCACCAGTTAAAATCTTTCCAACAGTATCTTACATCCCAGTGATGAATTATCCCAACCAAGGCTACACATACCGACCTAAAGTACACAACAACCTCGCTCCATGTGCACTCATTCCATCACAGTTGCCCGTCAATCCATTACCTCAACTCCCACAATGTGTATCTCAGACAGATCCTGGGGCTTCAACAGCAGTGAACACTGATCTAGGTTTGAGTGTCACACCAACTCAACCGCCTGACCGAGACAAGTTGTCGTCTCAGCCATCCAATTTCGGTGGGGCTATTAGTGTTGTCTGAGTTCTGTTTGGGCCGATGAAGTATCTCTATTTGTCTTCTCATATTTTCTATTAATTAGAAATTAGATAATGGAATTCTTTATCAGCTCTCCCAacgaaaatgaaaatgaaaatgaaagctGTTGATTCTATGTCTCTTAAGTTCATCTATGCTTTTATTTTACTTGTGATTTCCTGTATCTTAGATATTATAAATTTCTATTCCTCTATAGACAGATAGGATACTCTGGAGGATAATAGAGCCAGGATCTTGTATTGCTTATGCAGTAGAGATGGTTTTAATCACAATAGTATGCTGTCAAATATCTGATTAAATTATGGGTTAAGGCGAATTCAACCCTGTTCGACTTAATTCCCATCCACAGTGTTGTGTACCTCATTGCTTTGACAAGAATCAAGTGTACTGGTGTTCCTGTTCAACAAAGGatggtaattttttatttggaaaatattGAAGATAATGTAAGTTGATTAGAGCTTGGATTCCATCCAAATCAACCTCACTTGATGACCAAAAATCATGCTATTTCAATTTTTAACTATTTGGGCAAGAAAATGCAGGTTTCTTAATTATGGAAAATCATTTCAGCATCAAGCTGCTTACATTCAGGTTTTATTATACTAAAAAACATTAGGACAATTACATCAATGATCAACAAGTGGATTAGATAGATGCTTGAATTCTCATCTCTGATTGCATGATCTCTTCAAAGGCTTTCATGTTGGAAGGAGTCAGACCCAATGTTAGGATCTTGTTCTTACTACCCTTTATGTGGCTATTGACCAAAACAAGGTCCTTTTGTGGAATTGGAGCTCCAATTTGCGTGAGAACTCCACAACCAAAATCAATATCATTGGACAGAAATGTAGACCATTTGTTGCCAATAAATGCTGTATCCAGTAGTAGTTCTGTAGTTGATGCTTTTACAGTGTCTAGGCATGATTGAACGTTTTCCAAGTAGTCATCAAGTGATTGAATGAAGTTCAATTCAAGTGCCCTTTTCATCAAATCAACTGCAAACCACAGTGGCCTTTCTATTAGTTCTCCTGCACTACATTCACAATGTGCAAGAAACAGGGCATTGCCGAAATACCCTTTTGGAAATGATGGACCAAATCGATGCCGTCCATCTAAAACGATAAATAGCTTCGATTGATCAGAAGGGTTCATTTTAAGGGCCTTGGTTCGTGCTCGCCATATAAATGCCATGATCAATTGGAAATCTGTAGCAGTAGTAGTACCCTTTATGGTTTCATCCTCCATAGCAGCTATCTTCTTCAGTTGCATCAATTTTTGGAGGTCAAaacagaaggatttgaatacaGATTGTTCATTCAGTGGTACAACTGGAGAAATAATTTCAGGGTTGTCTTCAATTTTAAAGGGTTGTTTTGGTTTTGGCTTCAGTATAGATCTATCTAAAAATGGAACAACACTTAAGGGTAAGCCTCTTGCAATTTCACCCCATGACTTCATAAATTCTCTCATTGATGCTCCATCGCACATGCAATGGTTCACTAGTAATCCAACAACAAAGCCTCCACACTGGAACCTTGTCACCTAAATGCAATTAAAACAACATCAATTTaggatatataatatattatcatAATACCAAAGGAATTAAAATTTAGtgtatatataaaaatagaTGATATACCTGCACCACAAGTGGTGGTTTATCCAAAGGGTTCTTTGGATATTCATTCCAAGCATGAACAAGTTGTCTGTGTTTTGGGGGATCAGGGATTGTAAAATCGCCAAACTCACAAAGCTCACAATTAGCAACTGCTTCAACAAATGATACACCTTCTCCTGTGCATTTCACCATAATGTTCCCATCTGGACCCATTACAACTCTCCCTGCAAATGGATAGTAATGAACTAGAACCTTAGCCAAGGCTTGTTTGATTGTTTCACAGATATTAATCTCTGTCCTTCTCATCCCATGATCATCATCATCCCTCTCGAAGCGAAGTAACATATTCATAGCAGTAGGAATCAAGAACTCATCTACAGGCGATAAATAATAGAGCCCATCATAAGTATTCATTGTGGGAGAGACAAGAACTGGCTTAGACTTTGTTATTCTAAATACTGCTTCTCCACTTCCATGTGAAGCTTCCATTGAGAATCTCCTCCTACCTGCACACAGCCTTACTAAAGGATTAATCTGGAGATCCTTTGAAGAAACGAAACGATTTCGGGCAATGTAACTTGGAGAAGGTGGACGTTCTCCCAAAACATGCCAAGAGTAGCATCTTTATATGATTATGATGAGAAAGAGACCTGGCCATAGCGGTAGAACCAATGTGGGATATGAAGGCATGCACCTTGTCATTAGTATAGGATGATGAGAAAGGGATCTGAGCATAGCGGTAGAACCAATTATTATGTGTACTGTGTAGAGCCAATTGATATAATGGTACGGTTGCACCCGCACAGAAGAATTAAGAGCTTGGTAGAGAAGTCCAAATCCCTTCTTATACCGGCATGGCCGAGACAAGAGTTCAATACTATTCAGTATCTTATTTTTGTGATTGGATATGAGAGAATCAGATGGGATTGGCCTTACAAGTGGGTAAAGTACAGCAAGGATTAAAGGAGTTAGAGCTAAACAAGGTTTGCAAAATTGGAGACTACATATTGATTCAAATCTCAGTTTAGATTCGGAGTTAAAGTGATAGAAACCAATGAGGATTCAAAAAGGTCTCTACAACTGTTCCGATACTTTTATTTGAAGATGGAGTCTAGAAGTAATGGGATCCTTATCTCATTGGTGTGTAGCAACTGCCAAGTGTTGGAATCAgccagaagaagaaagtgaagttATTACAAATGAGgactatttttttaattttttttatttttttggctagaagatgattttattagaaaaatgaagaaagaaaaaattacatcagAAAGAAATAGGGACAAAGCAGAAAGCCCTAGAGCCGCTGGCactctccaccttcggcatggccatcagtagagaGCGAGCTACGCCCTAGAAGAATCTATAACTATGCCTGCCTAGAACATCATTCTCTAAATATTCCACTACATGTCTAGGAAAAGACACCAATATTTAGAGAATGCTCTCAAATTTAAAATCTATTGAAGGACAGCAATATAAGGAAGTCTCCAACCGTGGTGCAAACTCTCAATCTTCAAATTTAAATTCTATTGAGAGGCGTCCTTTGCCACATCAGCAGAATTTAGTAGTGACCAATCGTGCTACTAATTCTCCTATCCCAAATATTCAAAACGGTTTGGTGGAAGGGGGCGGAATTCATATAGTTTTGGAACCTGCCATTATGAATTCCTCTTGTTTAGGAAAGGAGAAAGTGGGTGCTGATCGGTCTCCATGTAATATATGGTGGTGGGGGgtaagatgaagaagaaggcagTAGGTCAGACCAAGAAGTCTGACAAAGGTCTTTCATCAAATAAGTGATCAATGCTGTGTTCTGTATTGGAACATAAGGGGTGTAAGGAAGACTCTGGAACTGAGGCTTTAAAGTCGATGTTGAAGGAGCATCTTCCACACGTGTTGTGCTTGGCTGAACCTATGGTCAAGGTATGTAGTTTTCCTGCATTATATTTTAGTAAGTTGGGTTATGCGGtggattttatttataatgaccGACAGGATAAAGTCCTCAATTTATGGATTATTTGGAAGTTTGGGATCCAAAGACTTGTAGTCGTGGCAATGTCCGATCAACACATCTCTTTTGTGTTCGATTGGGCAAGAAGCAAGGTGGGAATGTCGTTTGTACATGCTAGCTCATTCAAAAATTTTCGTCGTCAATTGTGGTTGGATTTAGAGATGTATGTGTCCACGGTGATCCCTTGGGCAGTGATTGGGGATTTCAATGCGACCTTGTTCTTTCATGAAAAGAGAGGACCTGGTGCTTTTAATGTGGACTCGGTTGCTGAGTTTCAGGCCATGGTTGATATTTGTACCTAGTTTCTTGTTCCCTCTTAGGGAAATAAGTATACTTGGACGAATAATAGGAGAAGGGATCATGTGGCAGTGGTATTGGATCTTAGTTTTTGCAATGAAAATTGGTTGGATATTTTCAAGAATATTCAGCAACGTGTACTGTTGTCCACGGCTTTGGACGTTGCTCCTTTGTTAGTTGTGTCTGATTCAGTCCCTAAGCTAAAACATATCCCTTTTAGGCTTCATGGGTTCTGGATGGAAAACTCAATCAGTCAATTGTGAAGGAGGGTTGGACTACTCAGGTTAGGGGTGACCCCATTTTTGTTCTTGCTTAGAAGATAAAGCGGGTCAAGGGAAAGCTTAAGGTTTGGTCGAAAGCTACTTTTCCAAATCTGAATGTTGAAGTTGAAAAGGCTAAGATGGAGCAACAAAAGGTGCAGGATGAGATAGAGGTGGCTAGTATGTCTGAGGAATTGTTTGGcaaagaagctgatgcaaagacAATATTATTGAAGGCTACTCAGATGCAAGAAAAACTTTGGTCTAAGAAAGCTAAACTGAGGTGGATTAAAAATGGTGACTGTAACTTTAAGTTCTTTAATCTTTCAGTGAAGTTGCAGAGGGCTAAAAGTTAGatttcttttctaaaaaaaGAGGATGGTTCCTGGGTCTCTAATCATCAGGGAGTTGCTTCTTGTGTCTAAATTCTTTTAAAAGCTTCATGCAGCTTCCCCTATCTTAGTTCACAATGATTTGCTGGAGTGTATTCCAAGGGTGTTGGTGAATGAGGATGTGGAAGCGTTGGAGGTTGTTccaagttgggaagaaataaaaataggtgGTTTGGGACCTAGACCCTGCGAGCTCGCCAGGTCCTGATGGTTTTCTAGGTAGTTTTTTCAGGAACTGTTGGGAGATAATCGATGGTGATTTCTGCGAAGCTGTGAAAAGCTTTCTTGTTTCAGGATATCAGCCTAAAGGGATAAACAATTTCTTTATCTCCTTGATTCCTAAGGTGGAGGGTGCCTCTTTAGATATGTTTCGGCCTATCTGTATGGGAAATTTCTATTGTAAAGTTTTAACAAAATTCATGTCTTCAAGGCTTCTTTCATTGTTTCCTAGGCTGATTTCAGAAGAACAGAGTGCCTTCCAGAAGGGGAAGGTTATTTCAGCAAACATCAGTTTAGCTTCTGAATTGTCAAACCTGATGCACACAGTGGTCAGGGGTGGTGGTATGGGTCTAAAGCTGGATatttaaaaagcttatgactccTTAGCATGGGACTTTTTATTTGCTACCCTGGAAAAGTTAGTATAGGATGATGAGAAAGGGATCTGAGCATAGCGGTAGAACCAATTATTATGAGTGTGTACTGTGAAGAGCCAATTGATATAATGGTACGATTGCACCCACATAGAAGAATTAAGAGCTTGGTAGAGAAGTCCAAATCCCTTCTTATACTGGCATGGCCAAGACAAGAGTTCAATACTATTCAGTA
This DNA window, taken from Macadamia integrifolia cultivar HAES 741 unplaced genomic scaffold, SCU_Mint_v3 scaffold3211, whole genome shotgun sequence, encodes the following:
- the LOC122067908 gene encoding probable transcription factor At5g61620 isoform X1, which translates into the protein MGMTKESSRKCSHCGNNGHNSRTCNEKVGMKLFGVRILRKEDEILKKSLSMDNLRTCTVDQGSSDPGYLSDGPVHTRRTTSTHERKRGVPWTEEEHRTFLAGLEKLGKGDWRGISKNFVTTRTPTQVASHAQKYFLRQALSNKKKRRSSLFDVAIQNVGPASQTAHASPLARTNEASEQMLQAGVSAQITAKVAGLGLESPPISPISATSGAPNLNRIPYTVQARFDGMRLNYPPVKIFPTVSYIPVMNYPNQGYTYRPKVHNNLAPCALIPSQLPVNPLPQLPQCVSQTDPGASTAVNTDLGLSVTPTQPPDRDKLSSQPSNFGGAISVV
- the LOC122067908 gene encoding probable transcription factor At5g61620 isoform X4 — its product is MGMTKESSRKCSHCGNNGHNSRTCNEKVGMKLFGVRILRKEDEILKKSLSMDNLRTCTVDQGSSDPGYLSDGPVHTRRTTSTHERKRGVPWTEEEHRTFLAGLEKLGKGDWRGISKNFVTTRTPTQVASHAQKYFLRQALSNKKKRRSSLFDVAIQNVGPASQTAHASPLARTNEASEQAGVSAQITAKVAGLGLESPPISPISATSGAPNLNRIPYTVQARFDGMRLNYPPVKIFPTVSYIPVMNYPNQGYTYRPKVHNNLAPCALIPSQLPVNPLPQLPQCVSQTDPGASTAVNTDLGLSVTPTQPPDRDKLSSQPSNFGGAISVV
- the LOC122067908 gene encoding probable transcription factor At5g61620 isoform X2; the protein is MGMTKESSRKCSHCGNNGHNSRTCNEKVGMKLFGVRILRKEDEILKKSLSMDNLRTCTVDQGSSDPGYLSDGPVHTRRTTSTHERKRGVPWTEEEHRTFLAGLEKLGKGDWRGISKNFVTTRTPTQVASHAQKYFLRQALSNKKKRRSSLFDVAIQNGPASQTAHASPLARTNEASEQMLQAGVSAQITAKVAGLGLESPPISPISATSGAPNLNRIPYTVQARFDGMRLNYPPVKIFPTVSYIPVMNYPNQGYTYRPKVHNNLAPCALIPSQLPVNPLPQLPQCVSQTDPGASTAVNTDLGLSVTPTQPPDRDKLSSQPSNFGGAISVV
- the LOC122067908 gene encoding probable transcription factor At5g61620 isoform X5: MGMTKESSRKCSHCGNNGHNSRTCNEKVGMKLFGVRILRKEDEILKKSLSMDNLRTCTVDQGSSDPGYLSDGPVHTRRTTSTHERKRGVPWTEEEHRTFLAGLEKLGKGDWRGISKNFVTTRTPTQVASHAQKYFLRQALSNKKKRRSSLFDVAIQNGPASQTAHASPLARTNEASEQAGVSAQITAKVAGLGLESPPISPISATSGAPNLNRIPYTVQARFDGMRLNYPPVKIFPTVSYIPVMNYPNQGYTYRPKVHNNLAPCALIPSQLPVNPLPQLPQCVSQTDPGASTAVNTDLGLSVTPTQPPDRDKLSSQPSNFGGAISVV
- the LOC122067907 gene encoding omega-hydroxypalmitate O-feruloyl transferase-like, producing the protein MEASHGSGEAVFRITKSKPVLVSPTMNTYDGLYYLSPVDEFLIPTAMNMLLRFERDDDDHGMRRTEINICETIKQALAKVLVHYYPFAGRVVMGPDGNIMVKCTGEGVSFVEAVANCELCEFGDFTIPDPPKHRQLVHAWNEYPKNPLDKPPLVVQVTRFQCGGFVVGLLVNHCMCDGASMREFMKSWGEIARGLPLSVVPFLDRSILKPKPKQPFKIEDNPEIISPVVPLNEQSVFKSFCFDLQKLMQLKKIAAMEDETIKGTTTATDFQLIMAFIWRARTKALKMNPSDQSKLFIVLDGRHRFGPSFPKGYFGNALFLAHCECSAGELIERPLWFAVDLMKRALELNFIQSLDDYLENVQSCLDTVKASTTELLLDTAFIGNKWSTFLSNDIDFGCGVLTQIGAPIPQKDLVLVNSHIKGSKNKILTLGLTPSNMKAFEEIMQSEMRIQASI
- the LOC122067908 gene encoding probable transcription factor At5g61620 isoform X3, coding for MGMTKESSRKCSHCGNNGHNSRTCNEKVGMKLFGVRILRKEDEILKKSLSMDNLRTCTVDQGSSDPGYLSDGPVHTRRTTSTHERKRGVPWTEEEHRTFLAGLEKLGKGDWRGISKNFVTTRTPTQVASHAQKYFLRQALSNKKKRRSSLFDVAIQNVGPASQTAHASPLARTNEASEQMLQAGVSAQITAKVAGLGLESPPISPISATSGAPNLNRIPYTARFDGMRLNYPPVKIFPTVSYIPVMNYPNQGYTYRPKVHNNLAPCALIPSQLPVNPLPQLPQCVSQTDPGASTAVNTDLGLSVTPTQPPDRDKLSSQPSNFGGAISVV